A region from the Pseudomonadota bacterium genome encodes:
- a CDS encoding Coenzyme F420 hydrogenase/dehydrogenase, beta subunit C-terminal domain, which translates to MKTFSDLIEEVQKQGLCQRCGGCVAFCTALNYGGLELDEEGNPRYKAEGKENCIGGGICYSICPETHELDEEVKNLVNWEAPMGRTLCSLVARTTNPAIKERATDGGVVTALLLNLFEKGHIDGAIVTKESGLFQRRPWLAHSKEEIIGSAGFHFDASHGLQLFSELYSTYSPSFVKVGYISSKRLDRVAFVGTPCQVNTIRRIQALGIEPANAITIIFGLFCTGNFIFGPEQQHQLEKIGGFRWNEVNKINVKEHLMIHLRNKEIRHISLDQLDFMKRHACHYCFDYSAEFADLSFGGLGSPEGWTTVITRSLQGQAVLNDALGGAIETYGHNDPPILATEILAKVMELSDRKKQSAAKNRMREVQQPERTGD; encoded by the coding sequence ATGAAAACTTTTTCCGATCTGATTGAGGAAGTTCAAAAACAGGGACTCTGCCAGCGCTGTGGCGGCTGTGTGGCATTTTGCACTGCCCTCAACTACGGGGGTCTGGAGTTGGATGAAGAAGGCAACCCCCGGTATAAAGCTGAAGGAAAAGAAAACTGTATAGGAGGCGGAATTTGCTATTCTATATGCCCTGAGACCCACGAACTTGATGAGGAAGTCAAAAATCTCGTGAACTGGGAGGCGCCTATGGGCCGCACTCTTTGCTCCCTGGTGGCCAGAACTACAAACCCAGCCATTAAGGAACGTGCCACCGACGGCGGGGTGGTAACTGCGCTGCTGCTCAATTTGTTTGAAAAGGGCCATATTGATGGGGCCATCGTCACCAAAGAGTCAGGATTGTTTCAGCGGAGACCTTGGCTTGCCCATAGCAAAGAGGAAATCATTGGATCTGCCGGCTTCCATTTTGATGCTTCTCACGGCCTGCAGCTCTTTTCGGAACTATATTCAACCTATTCCCCTTCCTTTGTTAAAGTCGGCTACATTAGCTCTAAACGTTTAGACCGGGTTGCCTTTGTGGGAACCCCCTGCCAGGTTAATACTATCAGGAGAATCCAGGCCCTGGGGATTGAGCCCGCTAACGCCATTACAATCATTTTCGGACTTTTCTGTACAGGTAATTTCATTTTTGGTCCCGAACAGCAGCACCAACTGGAAAAGATCGGCGGTTTCCGATGGAACGAGGTTAACAAGATCAACGTTAAAGAGCATCTCATGATACATCTGCGCAATAAGGAGATACGTCACATCTCCCTTGATCAGCTTGATTTCATGAAGCGCCATGCCTGCCACTACTGCTTTGATTATAGCGCTGAATTTGCGGATCTTTCTTTTGGCGGCTTAGGCTCGCCGGAAGGCTGGACAACCGTAATAACGCGTTCTCTTCAGGGGCAGGCTGTGTTAAACGATGCTTTGGGAGGAGCTATTGAGACATACGGGCACAATGATCCCCCCATTCTGGCCACTGAAATTCTCGCAAAAGTCATGGAATTGTCCGACAGAAAAAAGCAATCGGCTGCAAAAAATCGTATGAGAGAAGTACAACAGCCTGAGAGAACAGGAGACTAA
- a CDS encoding response regulator encodes MAKKILVIDDDPVIVKYIVSILNDNGYETLTASSGIEGCEALKKVKPDLITLDLQMHEEWGTNFYRKISKNEEFKDIPVLVISGLAGRHLSIKNAVAYLPKPFDPDKLLGILKRTIG; translated from the coding sequence ATGGCAAAAAAAATTCTTGTAATTGATGATGATCCTGTAATTGTAAAATATATTGTAAGCATTCTTAATGATAACGGCTATGAAACATTAACCGCATCGAGCGGAATTGAAGGGTGCGAAGCCTTAAAAAAGGTAAAACCTGATCTTATAACTCTTGATCTTCAGATGCATGAAGAATGGGGAACAAATTTTTACAGAAAAATTTCAAAAAATGAAGAATTCAAAGATATTCCTGTTTTAGTAATAAGCGGTCTTGCGGGCAGGCACCTTTCAATTAAAAATGCTGTTGCTTATCTTCCTAAACCTTTTGATCCGGATAAACTGCTTGGAATACTCAAAAGAACAATAGGGTAA